A DNA window from Anastrepha ludens isolate Willacy chromosome 6, idAnaLude1.1, whole genome shotgun sequence contains the following coding sequences:
- the LOC128868605 gene encoding uncharacterized protein LOC128868605 isoform X2, whose translation MSSSSSARCNSEESLIDWSNKNAVAQRSKSVPRMYGCIDTLAAASIPSNNQNSFGASVTTHNSPPQSIECDVAVTSGRRVGDGSSVVNVRQHLRQNSDHNNSCNDQYRHGLTTHRYSYTGGGSSAGALLHLSTPRLESFASPTTRVGSSLFGDSMTEIVVDDLRNSHEPTSELLDYCKRKFLRPFIIVLSLVGVNPIPTDTSKILCFLNYFQAFLVLLILLFGYFLQYLCSYRGDRGFIAHDQDLIIDPNSNATYTVGQLLFGHIFPNTLDFCSFVSAVMVFKILDQEQLQNLIERVFLTTLEPRRLCKILWLYLWCGIILLALLFAYTAPSVILQSRIIQVKWFTGILADWELATKIVLIGTLFVQDLVEVVIISNYCVQCYLLRVHISSLSHKLLMHSIETIDWMREVLEFHKLLDHLNRYAAVPVCFLTIMNLAVKYIQCATMAIAGRNTVCLGCFGDAGVSKGPNQRSSHQDSSICISQHVIG comes from the exons ATGTCGTCTTCGTCCAGTGCTCGTTGTAACTCCGAGGAATCACTTATTGACTGGTCCAATAAAAATGCTGTGGCTCAGCGCAGTAAAAGTGTACCACGAATGTATGGTTGTATTGATACTTTAGCGGCCGCGTCAATACCTTCGAATAATCAGAATAGCTTTGGAGCATCAGTAACAACACATAATAGCCCACCGCAAAGTATCGAATGTGATGTTGCAGTGACGTCGGGTCGTAGAGTAGGTGACGGTTCGTCAGTGGTGAATGTTCGTCAGCACTTAAGACAAAATAGTGATCACAACAACAGTTGCAATGATCAATATCGTCATGGCCTAACAACGCACCGTTATAGTTATACTGGTGGTGGGAGTAGCGCCGGTGCTCTGCTGCACTTATCAACACCACGACTTGAATCATTCGCGTCACCAACAACCAGAGTGGGCTCATCGTTGTTCGGTGATAGTATGACAGAGATTGTT GTAGATGATCTACGAAATTCGCATGAACCCACATCCGAGTTGCTCGATTATTGCAAACGCAAg TTTCTTCGTCCGTTTATCATAGTATTATCACTTGTCGGCGTGAATCCTATACCAACTGATACATCAAAGATTCTCTGCTTCTTAAATTACTTTCAAGCTTTTTTGGtgctgctgatactattatttggatattttctacaatatttatgttCATATCG TGGTGATCGTGGCTTTATAGCGCACGATCAGGATCTAATCATTGATCCGAATTCAAATGCCACATACACTGTGGGTCAATTATTGTTTGGTCACATTTTCCCCAACACGCTTGACTTTTGTAGCTTCGTATCAGCTGTTATGGTTTTTAAAATTCTCGATCAAGAGCAATTACAGAATTTGATCGAGCGCGTATTTCTCACCACCTTAGAACCGCGTCGCTTGTGCAAAATACTGTGGCTATATTTGTGGTGTGGAATCATATTATTGGCCCTACTCTTCGCATACACGGCTCCTTCTGTGATTTTGCAGTCACGCATCATTCAAGTCAAATGGTTCACAGGAATATTGGCCGATTGGGAATTGGCGACCAAG ATTGTGCTGATTGGCACGCTTTTCGTGCAAGATTTGGTTGAAGTGGTAATCATATCCAACTATTGTGTCCAGTGTTATTTGTTGCGGGTGCACATATCCTCGCTGTCCCACAAACTTTTGATGCATTCCATTGAGACGATCGATTGGATGCGG GAGGTTCTCGAATTTCATAAGCTATTGGATCACCTCAATCGTTACGCCGCTGTGCCTGTGTGCTTCTTAACGATTATGAATTTGGC TgttaaatatattcaatgtgCTACTATGGCTATTGCTGGGCGTAATACCGTTTGTCTTGGCTGCTTCGGTGACGCAGGCGTGTCAAAAGGCCCAAACCAACGGTCATCACATCAGGACTCGTCCATTTGTATATCACAGCACGTCATCGGATGA
- the LOC128868605 gene encoding uncharacterized protein LOC128868605 isoform X1: MSSSSSARCNSEESLIDWSNKNAVAQRSKSVPRMYGCIDTLAAASIPSNNQNSFGASVTTHNSPPQSIECDVAVTSGRRVGDGSSVVNVRQHLRQNSDHNNSCNDQYRHGLTTHRYSYTGGGSSAGALLHLSTPRLESFASPTTRVGSSLFGDSMTEIVVDDLRNSHEPTSELLDYCKRKFLRPFIIVLSLVGVNPIPTDTSKILCFLNYFQAFLVLLILLFGYFLQYLCSYRGDRGFIAHDQDLIIDPNSNATYTVGQLLFGHIFPNTLDFCSFVSAVMVFKILDQEQLQNLIERVFLTTLEPRRLCKILWLYLWCGIILLALLFAYTAPSVILQSRIIQVKWFTGILADWELATKIVLIGTLFVQDLVEVVIISNYCVQCYLLRVHISSLSHKLLMHSIETIDWMREVLEFHKLLDHLNRYAAVPVCFLTIMNLAYAFAGLIYIFNDLDFHYSALEIVVLNIFNVLLWLLLGVIPFVLAASVTQACQKAQTNGHHIRTRPFVYHSTSSDDLNSTLLFSSSLRMSAKIFKMPIQPNYICCALLAITILVLTLGMCLNPSIIGIL; encoded by the exons ATGTCGTCTTCGTCCAGTGCTCGTTGTAACTCCGAGGAATCACTTATTGACTGGTCCAATAAAAATGCTGTGGCTCAGCGCAGTAAAAGTGTACCACGAATGTATGGTTGTATTGATACTTTAGCGGCCGCGTCAATACCTTCGAATAATCAGAATAGCTTTGGAGCATCAGTAACAACACATAATAGCCCACCGCAAAGTATCGAATGTGATGTTGCAGTGACGTCGGGTCGTAGAGTAGGTGACGGTTCGTCAGTGGTGAATGTTCGTCAGCACTTAAGACAAAATAGTGATCACAACAACAGTTGCAATGATCAATATCGTCATGGCCTAACAACGCACCGTTATAGTTATACTGGTGGTGGGAGTAGCGCCGGTGCTCTGCTGCACTTATCAACACCACGACTTGAATCATTCGCGTCACCAACAACCAGAGTGGGCTCATCGTTGTTCGGTGATAGTATGACAGAGATTGTT GTAGATGATCTACGAAATTCGCATGAACCCACATCCGAGTTGCTCGATTATTGCAAACGCAAg TTTCTTCGTCCGTTTATCATAGTATTATCACTTGTCGGCGTGAATCCTATACCAACTGATACATCAAAGATTCTCTGCTTCTTAAATTACTTTCAAGCTTTTTTGGtgctgctgatactattatttggatattttctacaatatttatgttCATATCG TGGTGATCGTGGCTTTATAGCGCACGATCAGGATCTAATCATTGATCCGAATTCAAATGCCACATACACTGTGGGTCAATTATTGTTTGGTCACATTTTCCCCAACACGCTTGACTTTTGTAGCTTCGTATCAGCTGTTATGGTTTTTAAAATTCTCGATCAAGAGCAATTACAGAATTTGATCGAGCGCGTATTTCTCACCACCTTAGAACCGCGTCGCTTGTGCAAAATACTGTGGCTATATTTGTGGTGTGGAATCATATTATTGGCCCTACTCTTCGCATACACGGCTCCTTCTGTGATTTTGCAGTCACGCATCATTCAAGTCAAATGGTTCACAGGAATATTGGCCGATTGGGAATTGGCGACCAAG ATTGTGCTGATTGGCACGCTTTTCGTGCAAGATTTGGTTGAAGTGGTAATCATATCCAACTATTGTGTCCAGTGTTATTTGTTGCGGGTGCACATATCCTCGCTGTCCCACAAACTTTTGATGCATTCCATTGAGACGATCGATTGGATGCGG GAGGTTCTCGAATTTCATAAGCTATTGGATCACCTCAATCGTTACGCCGCTGTGCCTGTGTGCTTCTTAACGATTATGAATTTGGCGTATGCATTCGCTggcttaatatatattttcaatgatttagaTTTTCATTATTCCGCATTGGAAATTGTAGTgttaaatatattcaatgtgCTACTATGGCTATTGCTGGGCGTAATACCGTTTGTCTTGGCTGCTTCGGTGACGCAGGCGTGTCAAAAGGCCCAAACCAACGGTCATCACATCAGGACTCGTCCATTTGTATATCACAGCACGTCATCGGATGATTTGAACTCAACTCTATTGTTTTCATCGTCTTTACGAATGTCTGCTAAAATCTTTAAAATGCCAATCCAACCAAACTATATTTGCTGTGCCCTATTAGCCATAACGATACTTGTTTTGACCCTCGGGATGTGCCTCAATCCATCAATCATtggtattttgtaa
- the LOC128868606 gene encoding uncharacterized protein LOC128868606 isoform X1 — protein MISALLSRLIILSFGTLYPAYASYKAVRTKNVKEYVKWMMYWIVYAFFTCIETFTDIFLSWFPFYYEVKVIIVLWLLSPATKGSSTLYRKFVHPMLTRREQEIDEYLNQAKERGYSAVLQLGTKGVNYATNVIMQTALKGGGNLVQTIRRSYSLSDLSEPDVHRTQDEIDDVVQMRSQPRMLRPRTQPGIARSASGTRHSTGMYFSEVDVVKGADGFNYNIRSSEDISSGYSSAEPVSAGLSRTSSMTNASKTRLKAKRTEIVNDPKQFRPTERELFQPSPLPMPGFGHLKTEIGSDGCERLENSAVFDAQKCIHTSEDMPHAKSKNEGDIYAKEAAQPQSKMQTIEEINDFENSFEMENAENVMNFVKITEMEEQPTHSDTTRQQQDKYEPALPQESLSFKDTDAEVNEVEVGLTDEISFKDNNSICSNTDTFNTLESSDEDNESDEFSDALPSLADDDDGIETVKEEKLTDQTVKENETSQMLYAEKDSVEPIATTQAATEASPTPAELSKMSKESKFEKPKVSAKQLQDTLKEIKDNFRATIAPTTSLPTTTTYDSSKLLAQRLFTHNKGKAPAPPLPPRPTRPVTMSDNVDTVISAVQTPYSNTVDATSISSRSPSPVPHKSIFKNLKTNLFRFTSNSSLVDKQNDGNVEKSTHASPPYETQI, from the exons ATGATCAGTGCATTGCTCTCGCGGCTTATAAT ATTATCCTTTGGTACTCTATATCCGGCATATGCTTCATACAAGGCTGTGCGCACCAAAAACGTTAAGGAATAT GTAAAATGGATGATGTATTGGATTGTTTATGCTTTCTTTACATGCATAGAAACATTTACGGACATCTTTCTTTCATGGTTTCCGTTTTACTATGAGGTCAAAGTGATTATTGTTCTATGGCTTTTGTCGCCAGCCACAAAGGGTAGCTCCACCTTGTATAGAAAGTTCGTACACCCGATGCTTACACGTAGGGAACAG GAAATCGATGAGTACCTCAATCAAGCCAAAGAACGTGGTTACTCAGCAGTACTACAGTTGGGCACCAAAGGCGTCAATTATGCCACCAATGTCATCATGCAAACTGCGCTTAAG GGTGGTGGAAATCTGGTGCAAACCATACGACGCAGCTACAGTCTAAGTGATCTCTCAGAACCAGATGTACATCGCACTCAAGACGAG ATTGACGATGTGGTGCAAATGCGTTCACAGCCACGTATGCTGCGGCCTCGTACCCAGCCTGGCATTGCGCGCTCTGCGTCCGGTACGCGCCACTCTACTGGCATGTATTTTTCCGAGGTGGATGTCGTCAAAGGTGCGGATGGTTTTAA CTATAATATAAGATCATCAGAAGACATTAGTTCGGGTTATTCTAGTGCGGAGCCGGTTTCTGCTGGTCTAAGTAGAACATCTTCGATGACAAATGCTTCGAAAACACGTTTGAAAGCCAAACGCACAGAg ATTGTAAATGACCCCAAACAGTTTAGACCAACAGAGCGAGAACTCTTTCAGCCCAGTCCATTACCTATGCCTGGGTTTGGTCATTTAAAAACTGAAATAGGGTCAGATGGTTGTGAAAGATTAGAGAACTCTGCAGTTTTCGATGCGCAGAAATGCATCCACACCTCAGAGGATATGCCACACGCAAAATCTAAAAACGAAGGTGACATCTACGCCAAGGAAGCAGCCCAGCCACAGTCAAAAATGCAaacgatagaggagatcaatgATTTTGAGAATAGTTTTGAAATGGAAAACGCAGAAAATGTTATGAATTTCGTAAAAATCACAGAAATGGAAGAACAACCGACTCACAGTGATACCACGCGGCAGCAGCAGGATAAATATGAGCCTGCATTACCTCAAGAAAGTCTATCGTTTAAGGATACAGATGCGGAAGTTAATGAAGTTGAAGTAGGATTAACGGACGAGATTAGTTTCAAGGATAACAATTCTATTTGCAGTAACACCGATACCTTCAACACTCTTGAAAGCAGCGATGAGGACAATGAAAGTGATGAGTTTTCAGATGCACTACCATCATTAGCCGACGACGACGACGGCATTGAGACGGTGAAGGAAGAGAAACTAACCGATCAAACAGTGAAAGAAAATGAAACCAGCCAAATGCTGTAcgcagagaaagattctgttgAACCTATTGCCACAACTCAAGCGGCTACTGAAGCATCGCCGACACCCGCAGAGTTGAGCAAAATGAGCAAAGAGAGCAAATTTGAAAAGCCTAAAGTCAGTGCTAAACAACTACAAGACactttaaaagaaataaaagacaATTTTCGTGCCACTATTGCACCCACAACATCGCTACCAACAACAACTACCTACGATAGTAGCAAATTATTAGCTCAACGCCTGTTTACGCACAACAAAGGCAAAGCACCAGCACCGCCGTTACCACCGCGCCCCACACGTCCAGTGACAATGAGCGACAATGTGGACACTGTTATCAGTGCAGTACAGACTCCATACAGCAATACCGTAGATGCTACTAGCATATCATCGCGTAGTCCTTCGCCAGTGCCGCATAagagcattttcaaaaatttaaaaacgaatctCTTTCGTTTTACCAGCAACAGTAGTTTGGTCGATAAGCAAAATGACGGAAATGTGGAAAAATCCACGCACGCTTCACCGCCATATGAAACGCAaatatag
- the LOC128868606 gene encoding receptor expression-enhancing protein 2 isoform X2 — translation MISALLSRLIILSFGTLYPAYASYKAVRTKNVKEYVKWMMYWIVYAFFTCIETFTDIFLSWFPFYYEVKVIIVLWLLSPATKGSSTLYRKFVHPMLTRREQEIDEYLNQAKERGYSAVLQLGTKGVNYATNVIMQTALKGGGNLVQTIRRSYSLSDLSEPDVHRTQDEIDDVVQMRSQPRMLRPRTQPGIARSASGTRHSTGMYFSEVDVVKGADGFNYNIRSSEDISSGYSSAEPVSAGLSRTSSMTNASKTRLKAKRTEIVNDPKQFRPTERELFQPSPLPMPGFGHLKTEIGSDGCERLENSAVFDAQKCIHTSEDMPHAKSKNEGDIYAKEAAQPQSKMQTIEEINDFENSFEMENAENVMNFVKITEMEEQPTHSDTTRQQQDKYEPALPQESLSFKDTDAEVNEVE, via the exons ATGATCAGTGCATTGCTCTCGCGGCTTATAAT ATTATCCTTTGGTACTCTATATCCGGCATATGCTTCATACAAGGCTGTGCGCACCAAAAACGTTAAGGAATAT GTAAAATGGATGATGTATTGGATTGTTTATGCTTTCTTTACATGCATAGAAACATTTACGGACATCTTTCTTTCATGGTTTCCGTTTTACTATGAGGTCAAAGTGATTATTGTTCTATGGCTTTTGTCGCCAGCCACAAAGGGTAGCTCCACCTTGTATAGAAAGTTCGTACACCCGATGCTTACACGTAGGGAACAG GAAATCGATGAGTACCTCAATCAAGCCAAAGAACGTGGTTACTCAGCAGTACTACAGTTGGGCACCAAAGGCGTCAATTATGCCACCAATGTCATCATGCAAACTGCGCTTAAG GGTGGTGGAAATCTGGTGCAAACCATACGACGCAGCTACAGTCTAAGTGATCTCTCAGAACCAGATGTACATCGCACTCAAGACGAG ATTGACGATGTGGTGCAAATGCGTTCACAGCCACGTATGCTGCGGCCTCGTACCCAGCCTGGCATTGCGCGCTCTGCGTCCGGTACGCGCCACTCTACTGGCATGTATTTTTCCGAGGTGGATGTCGTCAAAGGTGCGGATGGTTTTAA CTATAATATAAGATCATCAGAAGACATTAGTTCGGGTTATTCTAGTGCGGAGCCGGTTTCTGCTGGTCTAAGTAGAACATCTTCGATGACAAATGCTTCGAAAACACGTTTGAAAGCCAAACGCACAGAg ATTGTAAATGACCCCAAACAGTTTAGACCAACAGAGCGAGAACTCTTTCAGCCCAGTCCATTACCTATGCCTGGGTTTGGTCATTTAAAAACTGAAATAGGGTCAGATGGTTGTGAAAGATTAGAGAACTCTGCAGTTTTCGATGCGCAGAAATGCATCCACACCTCAGAGGATATGCCACACGCAAAATCTAAAAACGAAGGTGACATCTACGCCAAGGAAGCAGCCCAGCCACAGTCAAAAATGCAaacgatagaggagatcaatgATTTTGAGAATAGTTTTGAAATGGAAAACGCAGAAAATGTTATGAATTTCGTAAAAATCACAGAAATGGAAGAACAACCGACTCACAGTGATACCACGCGGCAGCAGCAGGATAAATATGAGCCTGCATTACCTCAAGAAAGTCTATCGTTTAAGGATACAGATGCGGAAGTTAATGAAGTTGAA TAA
- the LOC128868606 gene encoding receptor expression-enhancing protein 1 isoform X3 has translation MISALLSRLIILSFGTLYPAYASYKAVRTKNVKEYVKWMMYWIVYAFFTCIETFTDIFLSWFPFYYEVKVIIVLWLLSPATKGSSTLYRKFVHPMLTRREQEIDEYLNQAKERGYSAVLQLGTKGVNYATNVIMQTALKGGGNLVQTIRRSYSLSDLSEPDVHRTQDEIDDVVQMRSQPRMLRPRTQPGIARSASGTRHSTGMYFSEVDVVKGADGFNYNIRSSEDISSGYSSAEPVSAGLSRTSSMTNASKTRLKAKRTEVMSASYTTLPRTKKSEKVIVASSKARSKLEK, from the exons ATGATCAGTGCATTGCTCTCGCGGCTTATAAT ATTATCCTTTGGTACTCTATATCCGGCATATGCTTCATACAAGGCTGTGCGCACCAAAAACGTTAAGGAATAT GTAAAATGGATGATGTATTGGATTGTTTATGCTTTCTTTACATGCATAGAAACATTTACGGACATCTTTCTTTCATGGTTTCCGTTTTACTATGAGGTCAAAGTGATTATTGTTCTATGGCTTTTGTCGCCAGCCACAAAGGGTAGCTCCACCTTGTATAGAAAGTTCGTACACCCGATGCTTACACGTAGGGAACAG GAAATCGATGAGTACCTCAATCAAGCCAAAGAACGTGGTTACTCAGCAGTACTACAGTTGGGCACCAAAGGCGTCAATTATGCCACCAATGTCATCATGCAAACTGCGCTTAAG GGTGGTGGAAATCTGGTGCAAACCATACGACGCAGCTACAGTCTAAGTGATCTCTCAGAACCAGATGTACATCGCACTCAAGACGAG ATTGACGATGTGGTGCAAATGCGTTCACAGCCACGTATGCTGCGGCCTCGTACCCAGCCTGGCATTGCGCGCTCTGCGTCCGGTACGCGCCACTCTACTGGCATGTATTTTTCCGAGGTGGATGTCGTCAAAGGTGCGGATGGTTTTAA CTATAATATAAGATCATCAGAAGACATTAGTTCGGGTTATTCTAGTGCGGAGCCGGTTTCTGCTGGTCTAAGTAGAACATCTTCGATGACAAATGCTTCGAAAACACGTTTGAAAGCCAAACGCACAGAg GTTATGTCGGCCAGCTACACCACTCTTCCACGCACCAAAAAGTCTGAGAAAGTCATCGTAGCCAGCTCCAAAGCGCGTAGCAAGTTGGAAAAATAG